In Magnetospirillum sp. XM-1, a single window of DNA contains:
- a CDS encoding HugZ family protein, which yields MNERSEGTAAATLPGNNRTALRRVTRAARKAALATSQAGDQGGRPYVSLVALAFDHDLSPILLLSRLADHTRNLLADSRAALLLDGTDGYANPQTGPRVTLTGSVAEDADPRLRRRFLARHPGASLYAGFGDFAIWRMNVERAHFVGGFGRAVWFDAPLVAPEETAFMVGAEESALAEINDSHPDLLDALARRGGGEPSSGWRLVGIDPDGCELEAGESVLRLAFEQPPAAERSALSCLQSLVASQST from the coding sequence ATGAACGAAAGATCCGAAGGAACGGCGGCGGCGACGCTGCCCGGCAACAACCGGACGGCGCTGCGCCGGGTCACGCGGGCGGCCCGCAAGGCGGCGCTGGCCACCAGCCAGGCCGGCGATCAGGGGGGGCGCCCCTACGTCTCGCTGGTGGCGCTGGCTTTCGACCATGACCTGTCGCCGATCCTGCTGTTGTCGCGCCTCGCCGACCATACCCGCAACCTTCTGGCCGACAGCCGCGCCGCGCTGCTGCTCGACGGCACCGACGGCTACGCCAATCCCCAGACCGGCCCGCGCGTCACCCTGACCGGAAGCGTGGCCGAGGATGCCGACCCCCGGCTGCGCCGCCGCTTTCTCGCCCGCCATCCCGGCGCCTCGCTCTATGCCGGTTTCGGCGATTTCGCCATCTGGCGCATGAATGTCGAGCGGGCCCATTTCGTCGGCGGCTTCGGCCGCGCCGTGTGGTTCGACGCGCCGCTGGTGGCGCCCGAGGAGACGGCCTTCATGGTCGGGGCCGAAGAGTCCGCCCTGGCCGAGATCAACGATTCCCATCCGGACCTGCTCGACGCTCTGGCGAGGCGGGGCGGCGGCGAGCCGTCCTCCGGTTGGCGGCTGGTGGGAATCGACCCCGACGGCTGCGAGCTGGAGGCGGGCGAGTCGGTGCTCCGACTGGCCTTCGAACAGCCGCCGGCCGCAGAGCGTTCGGCGCTTTCCTGCCTGCAAAGCCTTGTGGCAAGCCAATCAACCTGA
- a CDS encoding copper chaperone PCu(A)C translates to MKIVLGIAVALALGWNSVAGAAEGSVRAADPWARATGPDTKVGMVFITLTNTAAGPDRLVSATTPTAAKVEFHRHVHADGVMKMQQQSAIDLPPGSPVRFAPGGLHVMLDGLKARLVAGQSFPLTLTFAASAPVTVPVAVVAQGAPPPGAAQPGPAMPGQPMQGDHAHDPAMHEQHMQDPAYRSMHEEHMRDPDHRAMHERMHGTAK, encoded by the coding sequence ATGAAAATCGTTCTGGGAATCGCCGTCGCCCTGGCGCTTGGCTGGAACTCCGTGGCCGGCGCCGCCGAAGGCAGCGTGCGCGCCGCCGATCCTTGGGCGCGGGCCACCGGCCCGGACACCAAGGTCGGCATGGTCTTCATCACCCTGACCAACACCGCCGCCGGACCCGACCGCCTGGTTTCGGCCACCACCCCGACGGCCGCCAAGGTGGAGTTCCACCGCCACGTCCATGCCGACGGGGTCATGAAGATGCAGCAGCAGAGCGCCATCGACCTGCCGCCGGGAAGTCCGGTGCGCTTCGCGCCGGGCGGCCTGCACGTGATGCTGGACGGCCTCAAGGCCCGCCTCGTCGCCGGGCAAAGCTTCCCCCTGACGCTGACCTTCGCCGCCTCGGCACCGGTCACCGTTCCGGTGGCGGTGGTCGCCCAGGGAGCGCCGCCGCCCGGCGCGGCCCAGCCGGGCCCGGCCATGCCCGGCCAGCCCATGCAAGGCGATCACGCCCACGACCCCGCCATGCACGAGCAGCACATGCAGGACCCGGCCTACCGCTCCATGCATGAAGAACACATGAGGGACCCCGACCACCGCGCCATGCACGAGCGCATGCACGGGACGGCAAAATAG
- a CDS encoding IS630 family transposase (programmed frameshift), with protein MTRPLSVDLRDRVARYVLAGHSRRQAASVFNISVSSAVRYVAQYLSSGTVAPKRQGGDRRSKLGDHRAYVLLRVKQVPDISLADLTKELAERGVQIHLSNLARFLRAQGLTYKKKTLVASEQMRPDVRLLREEWIKGRQPLMRRQAHRLVFLDETGTNTKMTRLRGRSPKGARLKAAVPFGHWKTETFIAGLRHDGLVAPFVINCPMNRKMFEAYIETQLAPTLEPGDVVILDNLSAHKSPRAERIIQDRGAFMLFLPPYSPDLNPIEMAFSKLKAHLRKTAARTIQDLWDAIGRICDLYEPQECRNFFKAAGYEPV; from the exons ATGACTCGACCTTTATCCGTAGATCTGCGCGACCGTGTTGCGCGATATGTTCTGGCTGGCCATTCGCGCCGACAGGCGGCCAGTGTCTTCAATATCTCGGTGAGCTCGGCGGTACGCTATGTGGCGCAATATCTGTCGAGTGGGACGGTGGCGCCAAAGCGGCAAGGCGGTGATCGGCGCAGTAAATTGGGCGACCATCGGGCCTATGTGCTGCTGCGTGTTAAGCAGGTTCCGGATATCTCGCTGGCCGATTTAACCAAAGAACTGGCCGAGCGGGGCGTTCAAATCCATCTTTCCAACCTTGCCCGGTTTCTCCGGGCACAGGGGCTGACCTATAA AAAAAAAACTTTGGTCGCGTCCGAGCAGATGAGGCCGGACGTCCGGTTGCTGCGCGAGGAGTGGATTAAAGGCCGCCAACCGCTGATGCGGCGTCAGGCCCATCGCCTGGTGTTCCTCGACGAGACCGGAACCAATACCAAAATGACCCGTCTGCGGGGCCGCTCACCCAAAGGGGCGCGGTTGAAAGCCGCTGTGCCCTTCGGACATTGGAAGACGGAAACATTCATCGCCGGGCTGCGTCATGATGGCTTGGTGGCGCCCTTTGTCATCAATTGCCCGATGAACCGGAAGATGTTCGAGGCCTATATCGAGACCCAACTGGCCCCAACCCTGGAGCCGGGCGACGTCGTGATCCTCGACAATCTCTCAGCTCACAAAAGTCCTCGGGCAGAACGGATCATCCAAGATCGTGGTGCCTTCATGCTGTTCTTGCCGCCGTATTCCCCCGACCTCAATCCCATCGAAATGGCCTTCTCGAAGCTCAAGGCACACCTCAGAAAAACGGCTGCCAGGACCATTCAGGACCTATGGGACGCCATCGGCCGAATCTGCGATCTCTACGAACCTCAAGAGTGCCGAAATTTCTTCAAGGCTGCCGGATATGAACCAGTGTGA
- a CDS encoding helix-turn-helix domain-containing protein yields MPTTAGAKPARPMNRANDTDKHVGSRIRERRIMLGLSQQQMADLIGVTYQQAHKYERGINRISAGRLFEIAQVLGVPVGFFYEGLENRRGSDLSARQRMCLELARNFTSITNERHQEALSQLARALASED; encoded by the coding sequence ATGCCGACAACTGCCGGGGCCAAGCCTGCCCGCCCCATGAATCGGGCCAACGACACCGACAAGCATGTGGGTAGCCGCATTCGCGAACGCCGCATCATGCTCGGTCTGTCGCAACAGCAGATGGCCGACCTGATCGGGGTGACCTATCAGCAGGCCCACAAGTACGAACGCGGCATCAACCGCATCTCGGCCGGGCGCCTGTTCGAGATCGCCCAGGTTCTGGGCGTTCCCGTCGGCTTCTTCTACGAAGGGCTGGAAAACCGGCGCGGCAGCGATCTCTCGGCCCGCCAGCGCATGTGCCTGGAACTGGCCCGCAACTTCACGTCCATCACCAACGAACGCCACCAGGAAGCCCTGTCACAGCTTGCCCGGGCCCTGGCGTCCGAGGACTGA
- the queG gene encoding tRNA epoxyqueuosine(34) reductase QueG, which yields MTGADIKAAIRAKALELGFSDVGFARAQALPEWKACLETYVAEGRHGDMEWMAETAERRADPQVLWPEARSVIVLGTNYAPAGDPLKLTRMPERGNVSVYARNRDYHDLVKRRLKALGRWMAERWGCELKVFVDTAPVMEKPLAAQGGLGWRGRHTNIVSRRFGSWLFLAEVFTTLEIEPDPPETDHCGSCRACVEACPTQALDGEGRIDARRCISYLTIESKSPVPEELRPGLGNRLYGCDDCMAACPWNKFAPPTREPDFLPRVELTAPKLADLARLDEAAFREVFTASPVKRAGYERFMAGVMIAVGNSGRDDLGSEAERRRDDPSPLIRDAARWALSVLGRQGPGKL from the coding sequence ATGACCGGGGCGGACATCAAAGCCGCTATTCGCGCCAAGGCCCTTGAGCTGGGCTTTTCCGACGTGGGTTTCGCCCGCGCCCAAGCCTTGCCCGAGTGGAAGGCCTGTCTCGAAACCTATGTGGCCGAGGGCCGCCACGGCGACATGGAATGGATGGCCGAGACGGCGGAGCGCCGTGCCGATCCGCAGGTCCTGTGGCCCGAGGCCCGATCCGTGATCGTGCTGGGCACCAATTACGCGCCCGCCGGCGATCCCTTGAAGCTCACCCGCATGCCCGAGCGCGGCAATGTCAGCGTCTATGCCCGCAACCGCGACTACCACGATCTGGTCAAGCGGCGCCTGAAGGCACTGGGCCGCTGGATGGCGGAGCGCTGGGGCTGCGAATTGAAGGTCTTCGTCGACACCGCCCCGGTGATGGAAAAGCCGCTGGCGGCCCAAGGCGGGCTGGGCTGGCGCGGGCGGCACACCAACATCGTGTCCAGGCGTTTCGGCTCGTGGCTGTTCCTGGCCGAGGTGTTCACCACCCTGGAGATCGAGCCCGACCCGCCCGAGACCGATCATTGCGGTTCGTGCCGGGCTTGCGTCGAGGCCTGCCCGACCCAGGCCCTGGACGGCGAGGGACGCATCGACGCCCGGCGCTGCATCTCGTACCTGACCATCGAGAGCAAGAGCCCGGTGCCCGAGGAGCTGCGCCCCGGCCTGGGCAACCGTCTCTACGGCTGCGACGATTGCATGGCGGCGTGTCCGTGGAACAAGTTCGCCCCGCCCACCCGCGAGCCCGACTTCCTGCCCCGCGTCGAGCTGACGGCGCCGAAACTGGCCGATCTGGCCCGGCTGGACGAGGCGGCATTCCGCGAGGTGTTCACCGCGTCCCCGGTCAAGCGGGCCGGTTACGAGCGGTTCATGGCCGGGGTGATGATCGCTGTCGGCAACAGCGGTCGCGATGATCTGGGAAGCGAGGCGGAGCGGCGACGCGATGATCCGTCGCCGCTCATCCGCGATGCGGCCCGTTGGGCCTTGTCAGTCCTCGGACGCCAGGGCCCGGGCAAGCTGTGA
- the queF gene encoding preQ(1) synthase yields MSDLNLTQLGQAAALPESPDKAVLETVPNPHPDTLYLVRFTAPEFTSLCPITGQPDFAQLVIDYAPEGALVESKSLKLFLGSFRNHGAFHEDCTIAIAKRLVAACQPKWLRIGGYWYPRGGIPIDVFWQTGPAPEGLWLPDQGVAGYRGRG; encoded by the coding sequence ATGAGCGACCTGAACCTCACCCAGTTGGGGCAGGCGGCGGCGCTGCCCGAAAGCCCCGACAAGGCGGTGCTGGAGACGGTGCCCAATCCCCATCCGGACACGCTGTATCTGGTGCGCTTCACCGCGCCGGAATTCACCTCGCTGTGCCCCATCACCGGCCAGCCCGATTTCGCCCAGCTGGTCATCGACTACGCGCCCGAGGGCGCGCTGGTGGAAAGCAAGTCCTTGAAGCTGTTTCTGGGCTCGTTCCGCAATCACGGCGCGTTCCACGAGGATTGCACCATCGCCATCGCCAAGCGGCTGGTGGCGGCCTGTCAGCCGAAATGGCTGCGCATCGGCGGCTATTGGTATCCCCGCGGCGGCATTCCCATCGACGTGTTCTGGCAGACCGGCCCGGCGCCCGAGGGCCTGTGGCTGCCCGACCAGGGCGTGGCCGGCTATCGCGGCCGGGGATGA
- the rfaE1 gene encoding D-glycero-beta-D-manno-heptose-7-phosphate kinase, producing the protein MTELSALVERVEKLRGIMVLCIGDAMLDRFVYGAVERISPEAPIPVLCIERETAMLGGAGNVVRNLVAVGAAPAFVSVVGDDAAGREVTRLVGEHGEIDPCIVVEPGRQTTIKTRFFASHQQLLRADRESRSPVDDAIRDQLLTRVERLLPKAGVVVLSDYGKGVLAAPVAGELIRRAKAAGKSVIVDPKGTDYTIYAGATLVTPNRKELHEATGMEVDSDEQVVAAARHLIATCGFEAVLVTRSQDGMTLVHSSGQINHLPAEAREVFDVSGAGDTVVATLAAALASGATLPEAAHLANVAAGIVVGKVGTAVAYADELVAALHHEDLMLGDSKIVPANAAAEMVDRWRRKGHKVGFTNGCFDLLHPGHVSILAQARAACDKLVVGLNSDASVQRLKGPTRPVQSEASRATVLSSLATVDLVVIFGEDTPLEVIGVLKPDVLVKGADYTIDKVVGADLVQSWGGKVVLAELVDGQSTTNTIKKMNGN; encoded by the coding sequence ATGACCGAACTTTCCGCCCTCGTCGAACGCGTCGAAAAGCTCCGCGGCATCATGGTGCTGTGCATCGGCGACGCCATGCTGGACCGCTTCGTCTATGGCGCGGTGGAGCGCATCTCCCCCGAGGCGCCCATTCCCGTCCTGTGCATCGAGCGCGAAACCGCCATGCTGGGGGGCGCCGGCAACGTGGTGCGCAATCTGGTGGCGGTGGGCGCCGCGCCGGCCTTCGTGTCGGTGGTCGGCGACGACGCCGCCGGGCGCGAGGTCACCCGGCTGGTGGGCGAACATGGCGAGATCGATCCCTGCATCGTGGTCGAGCCCGGCCGCCAGACCACCATCAAGACCCGCTTCTTCGCCAGCCACCAGCAATTGCTGCGCGCCGACCGCGAGTCGCGCAGCCCGGTGGACGATGCCATCCGCGACCAGTTGCTGACCCGGGTCGAGCGCCTGCTGCCCAAGGCCGGGGTGGTGGTGCTGTCCGATTACGGCAAGGGCGTGCTGGCCGCCCCCGTCGCCGGCGAGCTGATCCGTCGCGCCAAGGCGGCGGGCAAGTCGGTGATCGTCGATCCCAAGGGCACCGACTACACCATCTATGCCGGGGCGACCCTGGTGACGCCTAACCGCAAGGAACTGCACGAGGCCACCGGCATGGAGGTGGACAGCGACGAGCAGGTGGTCGCCGCCGCCCGCCATCTCATCGCCACCTGCGGCTTCGAGGCGGTACTGGTCACCCGCAGCCAGGACGGCATGACCCTGGTCCACTCCAGCGGCCAGATCAACCACCTGCCGGCCGAGGCGCGCGAGGTGTTCGACGTGTCGGGGGCCGGCGACACCGTGGTCGCCACCCTGGCCGCCGCCCTGGCGTCGGGCGCCACCCTGCCCGAGGCCGCCCATCTGGCCAACGTGGCCGCCGGCATCGTGGTCGGCAAGGTGGGCACCGCCGTGGCCTATGCCGACGAACTGGTGGCGGCGCTGCATCACGAGGATCTGATGCTGGGCGATTCCAAGATCGTTCCGGCCAATGCCGCCGCCGAGATGGTCGACCGCTGGCGGCGCAAGGGCCACAAGGTGGGCTTCACCAACGGCTGCTTCGACCTGCTGCATCCCGGCCATGTCTCGATCCTGGCCCAGGCCAGGGCGGCCTGTGACAAGCTGGTGGTGGGGCTCAATTCCGATGCCTCGGTCCAGCGCCTGAAAGGTCCGACCCGTCCGGTGCAGTCCGAGGCGTCGCGGGCCACCGTGCTGTCGTCGCTGGCCACCGTCGATCTGGTGGTGATCTTCGGCGAGGACACTCCGCTCGAGGTGATCGGCGTGCTCAAGCCCGACGTGCTGGTCAAGGGCGCCGACTACACCATCGACAAGGTGGTGGGCGCCGACCTGGTCCAGTCGTGGGGCGGCAAGGTGGTGCTGGCCGAACTGGTCGACGGCCAGAGCACCACCAACACCATCAAGAAGATGAACGGGAACTGA
- a CDS encoding metallophosphoesterase family protein — protein MRRTHQVPPGSRVYAIGDVHGRLDLLDRLLGQIAADAAQAPDRRVVVVFLGDLIDRGPDSRAVIERVIAGPPDQGPLAGARYVCLRGNHEDILLQFLADFSVGPRWFRNGGLEAIRSYVGEVDGLLAHDYPRLQKMLYRALPSHHLRFLSSIPARHEEGDYLFAHAGVRPGVALDRQDPYDLMWIREPFLSAAEPMEKMVVHGHTVASEPEERVHRIGIDTGAYRTGRLTALVLDGGGRRYLRT, from the coding sequence GTGCGTCGAACACATCAGGTGCCCCCCGGCAGCCGCGTCTACGCCATCGGCGACGTCCACGGGCGGCTCGACCTGCTGGACCGTCTGCTGGGCCAGATCGCCGCCGATGCCGCCCAGGCTCCCGACCGCCGGGTGGTGGTGGTGTTTCTCGGCGACCTCATCGACCGGGGGCCGGATTCGCGCGCCGTCATCGAACGGGTGATTGCCGGCCCGCCGGATCAGGGGCCGCTGGCCGGGGCGCGCTATGTCTGCCTGCGCGGCAATCACGAAGACATCCTTCTGCAATTCCTGGCCGACTTTTCGGTGGGGCCGCGATGGTTCCGCAACGGCGGGCTGGAAGCGATCCGCTCCTATGTGGGTGAGGTGGACGGCCTGCTTGCCCATGACTACCCCCGTTTGCAGAAGATGCTGTACCGGGCGCTGCCCAGCCATCACCTGCGCTTCCTGTCGTCCATCCCCGCCCGGCACGAGGAGGGCGACTACCTGTTCGCCCATGCCGGAGTGCGGCCCGGCGTGGCGCTGGACCGCCAGGATCCCTACGATCTGATGTGGATCAGGGAACCGTTCTTGAGCGCGGCCGAGCCCATGGAAAAGATGGTGGTGCATGGCCACACCGTGGCGTCCGAGCCCGAGGAACGCGTCCACCGGATCGGCATCGACACCGGCGCCTACCGCACCGGCCGGTTGACCGCGCTGGTGCTGGACGGCGGCGGGCGGCGCTATCTGCGCACCTGA
- a CDS encoding ABC transporter ATP-binding protein — MSAVEVRSLFKSFGPVKAVDGLDFTIRAGSTTALLGGNGAGKTTTLSMLLGLLLPSSGSITVLGEDMVRHRYRVLPRMNFSSPYVDLPHRLTVRQNLIVYGGLYGVPRLKNRITELAAELELGEFIDRPAGKLSAGQKTRVALAKALLNKPDLLLLDEPTASLDPDTADWVRGWFQSYQQATGATIVLASHNMTEVERMCDHVLMMKQGRIVDQGSPAQLIERFGRASMEEVFLDIARDRQRPEAAS, encoded by the coding sequence TTGAGCGCCGTCGAGGTCCGTTCCCTGTTCAAGAGCTTCGGTCCGGTCAAGGCCGTGGACGGCCTCGACTTCACCATCCGGGCCGGCTCCACCACCGCGCTCCTGGGCGGCAACGGCGCGGGCAAGACCACCACGCTGTCCATGCTGCTGGGCCTGCTGCTGCCCAGTTCGGGCTCCATCACCGTGCTGGGCGAGGACATGGTGCGGCACCGTTACCGCGTGCTGCCGCGCATGAACTTCTCCAGCCCCTATGTGGACCTGCCCCATCGCCTGACGGTGCGCCAGAACCTGATCGTCTATGGCGGGCTGTACGGCGTGCCCCGTCTCAAGAACCGCATCACCGAACTGGCCGCCGAGTTGGAGCTGGGCGAGTTCATCGACCGCCCGGCGGGCAAGCTGTCGGCAGGCCAGAAGACCCGCGTCGCCCTGGCCAAGGCGCTGCTCAACAAGCCCGATCTGCTGCTCCTGGACGAACCCACCGCCTCGCTCGATCCCGATACCGCCGATTGGGTGCGGGGCTGGTTCCAGTCCTACCAGCAGGCCACCGGCGCCACCATCGTGCTGGCGTCGCACAACATGACCGAGGTTGAGCGCATGTGCGACCACGTGCTGATGATGAAGCAGGGCCGCATCGTCGACCAGGGCTCGCCCGCCCAGCTGATCGAGCGCTTCGGCCGCGCCAGCATGGAGGAGGTGTTCCTGGACATCGCGCGCGACCGGCAACGGCCGGAGGCGGCGTCATGA
- a CDS encoding ABC transporter permease yields the protein MTSLSLRRIEAMCLRHLYILKGSWPRLLEMAYWPAVNMVVWGFTNRFFAEHSTWVAQAGGILIGAVLLWDVMFRGNLGVALSFLEEMWSRNLGHLSVSPLRPHELVLAMLTMSLIRTVIGVLPAALLAIPLYHYSIFTLGAPLVAFWFCLMVSGWAMGLAVSALVLRFGLGAESLAWVLIFAMAPLAGIYYPISTLPHWLQPVAWALPPAHVFEGMRAVVFEGAVRLDLLASALALNALYLSLGAGLFLWAWHGARVRGALLNVGE from the coding sequence ATGACCTCGCTTTCGCTTCGCCGCATCGAGGCCATGTGCCTGCGCCACCTCTACATCCTGAAGGGCTCATGGCCGCGCCTTCTGGAAATGGCCTACTGGCCGGCGGTCAACATGGTGGTGTGGGGCTTCACCAACCGCTTCTTCGCCGAGCATTCCACCTGGGTGGCCCAGGCGGGCGGCATCCTGATCGGCGCCGTGCTGCTGTGGGACGTGATGTTCCGCGGCAATCTGGGGGTGGCGCTGTCGTTCCTGGAGGAGATGTGGTCGCGCAATCTGGGGCACCTGTCGGTCAGCCCGCTGCGCCCGCACGAACTGGTGCTCGCCATGCTGACCATGAGCCTGATCAGGACGGTGATCGGCGTGCTGCCCGCGGCACTCCTGGCCATTCCGCTCTACCACTACTCCATCTTCACCTTAGGCGCGCCCCTGGTGGCCTTCTGGTTCTGCCTGATGGTCAGCGGCTGGGCCATGGGTCTGGCGGTATCCGCCCTGGTGCTGCGCTTCGGCCTGGGGGCGGAGAGTCTGGCCTGGGTGCTGATCTTCGCCATGGCGCCCCTGGCCGGCATCTACTACCCCATCAGCACCCTGCCCCACTGGCTGCAGCCGGTGGCCTGGGCCCTGCCCCCCGCCCATGTGTTCGAGGGCATGCGCGCCGTGGTGTTCGAAGGGGCCGTGCGCCTCGACCTGCTGGCCTCGGCGCTCGCGCTCAACGCGCTTTACCTGTCGCTGGGCGCCGGCCTGTTCCTGTGGGCCTGGCACGGAGCCAGGGTCCGGGGCGCGCTGCTCAACGTGGGCGAATAG
- a CDS encoding methyltransferase, whose protein sequence is MTPVSATYEAASEFIRANTEVSHPPACPEIKLWTATEVTPLWEATEEALLRVNLPPPYWAFCWAGGQALTRWVLDNPELVAGKRVLDFAAGSGVTALAAAKVGAARVEAAEIDSMACHAIRLNAELNGVDVHVLDEDVVGAPCRWDVVMAGDVCYEAPMTAHIWPWLVRLAAEGAMVVMADPGRAYLPKTGLLRVGHYTVITSLDLEDKAQRDVGIYKIVG, encoded by the coding sequence GTGACCCCCGTCTCCGCCACCTACGAGGCCGCGTCCGAGTTCATCCGCGCCAACACGGAAGTCTCCCATCCGCCGGCCTGTCCCGAGATCAAGCTGTGGACCGCCACCGAGGTGACGCCCTTGTGGGAAGCCACGGAAGAGGCGCTGCTGCGCGTCAACCTGCCGCCGCCCTATTGGGCGTTCTGCTGGGCCGGGGGCCAGGCGCTGACCCGCTGGGTGCTGGACAATCCCGAACTGGTGGCGGGCAAAAGGGTACTGGACTTCGCCGCCGGCTCGGGGGTCACGGCCCTTGCCGCCGCCAAGGTGGGCGCGGCCAGGGTCGAGGCCGCCGAGATCGATTCCATGGCCTGCCACGCCATCCGCCTCAACGCCGAACTCAACGGCGTGGACGTGCATGTGCTGGACGAGGATGTGGTGGGAGCGCCCTGCCGCTGGGACGTGGTGATGGCCGGCGACGTCTGCTACGAGGCGCCCATGACCGCCCATATCTGGCCGTGGCTGGTCAGGCTCGCCGCCGAGGGCGCCATGGTGGTGATGGCCGATCCGGGGCGCGCCTACCTGCCCAAGACCGGCCTGTTGCGGGTCGGGCACTATACCGTGATCACCAGTCTGGACCTGGAAGACAAGGCCCAGCGCGACGTCGGCATCTACAAGATCGTCGGCTAA
- the ubiA gene encoding 4-hydroxybenzoate octaprenyltransferase, which produces MNSSQTLQGDIPVGNWIDRYVPAAARPYFRLMRLDRPIGTWLLLFPCWWSIALAGQGWPDLWLFALFAIGAVVMRGAGCTFNDWADRDFDGRVARTATRPIPSGAVSPNQALAFLGLQLLTGLVVLMQLNNFAVAVGIASLLLVFPYPFMKRITYWPQAWLGLTFNWGALLGWAAVSGHMGLPALLLYAAGPFWTLGYDTIYAHQDKEDDALIGVKSTALRLGDKTVTWLWLFYPMTLALIGAAGWAAGLSWAFWPGLALAGGHLLWQIRNVDIHDGADCLAKFKSNRHFGWLVLAAIVAGKVL; this is translated from the coding sequence ATGAACTCGTCCCAGACCCTGCAGGGCGACATTCCGGTCGGCAACTGGATCGACCGCTACGTCCCCGCCGCCGCCCGGCCCTATTTCCGCCTGATGCGCCTCGACCGGCCCATCGGCACGTGGCTGTTGCTGTTTCCCTGCTGGTGGAGCATCGCGCTGGCCGGCCAAGGCTGGCCGGATCTGTGGCTGTTCGCGCTGTTCGCCATCGGCGCGGTGGTGATGAGGGGGGCGGGCTGCACCTTCAACGACTGGGCCGACCGTGACTTCGACGGCCGCGTGGCGCGCACCGCGACGCGCCCCATTCCGTCCGGCGCGGTCAGCCCCAATCAGGCCCTGGCCTTCCTGGGGCTGCAGTTGCTGACCGGCCTGGTCGTGCTGATGCAGCTGAACAATTTCGCCGTCGCGGTGGGCATCGCCTCGCTGCTGCTGGTGTTTCCCTATCCCTTCATGAAGCGCATCACCTACTGGCCGCAGGCCTGGCTGGGGCTGACCTTCAATTGGGGGGCGCTGCTGGGCTGGGCGGCGGTCAGCGGCCATATGGGCCTGCCCGCGCTGCTGCTTTACGCCGCCGGGCCGTTCTGGACCCTGGGCTACGACACCATCTACGCCCACCAGGACAAGGAGGACGACGCCCTGATCGGCGTGAAGTCCACCGCGCTGCGCCTGGGTGACAAGACGGTGACCTGGCTGTGGCTGTTCTATCCCATGACGCTGGCCCTGATCGGCGCGGCGGGCTGGGCGGCGGGTCTGTCCTGGGCCTTCTGGCCGGGCCTCGCACTGGCCGGCGGACATCTCCTGTGGCAGATCAGGAACGTCGACATCCACGACGGCGCCGATTGCCTGGCCAAGTTCAAGTCCAACCGCCATTTCGGCTGGCTGGTTCTGGCGGCCATCGTGGCGGGGAAGGTGCTGTGA